The Ignatzschineria rhizosphaerae genome contains a region encoding:
- a CDS encoding DUF4184 family protein, giving the protein MPFTLSHSIAGIALHRVSLQKLSLSALIIGAMMPDAEYLLRMKMLGVFGHTFLGIWLFDLPLGLLFFILFQKVIKTPLILNLPQGLSQRFTPFLANPPPLKTSLLPIELQSIKGVMLVLLSLFLGILSHICWDDFTHQTGFFVTRITLLQQEATLFHTKLPFYKILQLTSSLLGAIAIALWIYFLPKQKVRLFNQAKWRYQALFMALIIFIIMIRLSVSFTLQYAHLMVITLAASFLSLFLTALIWQFKNSDASFKIINPQPKNPS; this is encoded by the coding sequence ATGCCTTTTACCCTTTCACACAGCATTGCCGGCATTGCGCTTCATAGAGTTTCTCTGCAAAAACTCTCCTTATCGGCGCTTATTATTGGCGCGATGATGCCCGATGCTGAGTACTTATTACGGATGAAGATGTTGGGTGTCTTTGGACATACTTTCTTAGGAATTTGGCTCTTTGATCTTCCTTTAGGCTTACTCTTTTTTATCCTTTTTCAAAAAGTCATCAAAACACCGCTTATTTTAAATCTCCCTCAAGGCTTAAGCCAAAGATTCACGCCTTTTTTAGCAAATCCCCCTCCCCTTAAAACCTCTCTATTGCCTATTGAGCTCCAAAGCATAAAAGGAGTGATGCTGGTTTTACTCTCCCTATTTCTAGGAATTTTATCGCATATTTGCTGGGATGATTTTACCCACCAAACAGGCTTTTTTGTCACCCGTATTACACTCTTACAACAGGAAGCTACACTCTTTCACACCAAGCTCCCCTTTTATAAAATCTTACAACTTACAAGCTCACTACTAGGCGCGATTGCCATAGCTCTTTGGATCTACTTCTTACCAAAACAAAAGGTTCGATTATTCAATCAAGCAAAATGGCGATATCAGGCATTATTTATGGCACTTATCATATTTATTATAATGATCCGCTTAAGTGTTAGCTTCACTTTGCAATATGCTCATCTGATGGTTATCACTCTTGCTGCAAGTTTTCTCAGCCTCTTTTTAACTGCGCTTATTTGGCAATTTAAAAATAGTGATGCTTCATTCAAGATAATAAATCCCCAACCCAAAAATCCCTCTTGA
- the nfo gene encoding deoxyribonuclease IV, with the protein MTYYIGAHVSAAGGVQNAVKNAEGIGANAFALFTKNNRRWEGPPLKKADIESYKRFLEVYKFNAKHVLPHASYLINPGHHETEALEKSRHALLDEFQRCEQLGIELINFHPGSHLNKMPVNDCLALIAESINIVLDHTKGVTAVIENTAGQGTNLGFDFEHIARIIEDVTDKSRVGVCIDTCHAFAAGYELRTEEGCDNTFAEFDKVVGFDYLRAMHLNDSKGAFDSRVDRHHSLGKGEIGETPFRYIMQDERFQDMPLILETIEPEIWKEEIAWLRSLEK; encoded by the coding sequence ATGACATATTATATTGGTGCTCATGTTAGTGCTGCCGGCGGCGTACAAAATGCTGTTAAAAATGCCGAGGGTATTGGGGCAAATGCTTTTGCACTCTTTACAAAAAATAATCGCCGCTGGGAAGGTCCTCCCCTTAAAAAGGCGGATATTGAAAGCTATAAACGCTTTTTAGAAGTTTATAAATTTAACGCAAAGCATGTCTTGCCTCATGCCAGTTATTTAATAAACCCAGGACATCATGAAACTGAAGCGCTCGAAAAATCTCGTCATGCGTTGCTTGATGAATTTCAACGCTGTGAGCAGCTCGGTATTGAACTCATTAATTTCCACCCTGGAAGCCACTTAAATAAAATGCCGGTCAATGATTGCTTAGCACTCATTGCTGAATCAATCAATATCGTTCTTGATCATACGAAAGGCGTAACCGCTGTTATCGAAAATACCGCAGGGCAAGGCACGAATTTAGGCTTTGATTTCGAGCATATCGCTCGCATTATTGAAGATGTCACAGATAAATCTCGCGTGGGGGTTTGTATCGATACATGCCATGCCTTTGCCGCAGGATATGAGCTTCGAACGGAAGAAGGTTGTGATAATACCTTTGCAGAATTTGATAAGGTCGTTGGCTTTGATTATCTAAGAGCCATGCACTTAAATGATTCTAAAGGCGCTTTTGACAGCCGTGTTGATCGCCATCATAGCTTAGGTAAAGGTGAGATTGGTGAAACGCCTTTTCGCTATATTATGCAAGATGAACGTTTTCAAGATATGCCTCTTATCTTAGAAACCATTGAGCCTGAGATTTGGAAAGAGGAAATAGCCTGGTTACGCTCTCTTGAGAAATAA